Genomic DNA from Armatimonadota bacterium:
CGATCCGCCGGCGGACGGCCTCCACCGTCGCGGGGGTCAGGAACTCCGAGACGATGAACTGGAAGCGCGTTGTGGGATGGGCCCGGGCGGCGACGGTTGCGGCCTGGTGGAAGAAGGGAGCGAGCACGGTCAGGAAGCGATCGCGGCTGCCGGGCAGAAAGGAAACGACGGATACTGATCGGTCGCCCGACGGGACGTCGGGCGACGACTCGGGCGACGGCATGGCGAAGGCGTCGGCCCGCGGGTCGCCGGTGACCACGATCTTTTCCACCGGCACGCCGCGGCGGCGCAGATCGGCGGCGAGGGCATCGGTGGCCGCGAAGACACGGGCGAAGTACCGGTGCCGGGTGGCGACCAGCGGCGTCTCGGCGAAGGCGGCGGCGGGGATCCCTAAGCGTCTGGCCAGTCGGCCGGAGAGCAGGAGGTCTCCGCCGAGGTGGACTAGCGCGGCCGGCCGGGTGACGGCCACCCCGCTCAGTCCCAGGGCCGTCCGCACCGTCGTCGCCGGGTCGAGGATGCGGTCGAAGAGACCCCACCTTGCCACAACCTCATGCTCGCGCCCGCCCGCAAACTGCGAGGGGGTGAGGGCCAGGGTCAGCGTCGGCAGCGGGCCCTGATCGGCGGCCCGGACGCGCAGCTGCCGCGCCACGGGGCGGATCCACCCGCGCAGTTCTCCCGGCCCGTTGCCCGCCAGCACGATCTCGGCCGCATGGCTCATCTCAGGCCAGGCCCTCCGCGCGGGCCGCCTCGGCCAGTCGGGCGTCAAAGGTCAGCACCCGCAGCGCCGGCAGCTCGCGCTGCAGGGTCTTCGCCGCGCCCAGGTGCCAGAGGTCGGCTCCCCGCAGCGGCCACCTGGAAGCCAGAGCGCCGACCTGCCGCCAGTCGGGAGCAACCGTCACCCGCCGCCACGGGCCGTGCTCCAGCGTTTCACGCGCCGCCTCCACGAGGACCCCGGCGAGGACCTGTTCGCGCGCGATCCGCGCGATGACGGCGTGGACTTCCGCCCACGCCAGCGACGAGAGGAGGTGGAGACCGGCGGTGCGGGCCGCCGCGGCGGCCCGTGCGCTGTGGCGGTCCTTGAACAGCGCGGACAGGATCGCCGAACTGTCCCAGTACACGACGGCCTGAGCCGGCGAGGTCACGCCTCGCGGTCCTCCCGCAGCCACCGCTGCGCCAGTCCGTCGGGGAGCGGCAGAGGCGGCGGAAGAGGGCGGGAGGATCCCGGCGGCGCCGGCTCCAGGACGCCGGCTTCTTCCAGCCTTCGGATACGTTCCTCCAGCGGCAGGTCCGCGGCGCGCACGGGGATCAGTCTGGCCACCGGCCTGCCGCGCTCCGTGATCACCCACTCCCTGCCGCGCCGCACCTCCCGGATCAACCGGCTGAGATGGGCCTTGGCCTCCCTGATTCCCGCGCTGCCCGCCTGCATCGCCCGACCCCCGCAAGGACGTCGTCAGGGATATTGTGACTACAATTCGATGTGGTTTCAAGGCCTACAACGCCGGGCACCCCCGGACAGGGTCCGCACCCGCGCCGTCTCCTCCCCCGGAGACCAGGAAGCCGGGCGGGCGATGGGAAAGAGGCACATGGCCTCATGATCTGGACACTCCGCCCGTGGATTCCTCCGATCCTGGCCTGTCTCTTCGTCGCCGCGCTGGCCACAGCGGCGGCGGCGCAGGCCGAGGCTCTGGTCGTCGAGGCCGACGAGGTCGTCTACGACGAGCAGAGCCGGCAGGTGCAGGCGACCGGGAACGTCCGGTTGCGCTACCGGGGGATCCGCCTGACCGCGGACCAGGCGCAGTTCGACCTGGCCCGGGAGGTGGTGACCGCCCGCGGGCATGTCGTGCTCACCGACGCCTCCGGGCGCGAGCTGCGGGGGGAGGCCCTCACCTACGACGTCCGCCTGGAGCTGGTCGAGGTGCAACGGGGGGAAGGGGTCGTGGACGGGTTCTTCGTGCGCAGCGAGCGCCTGCGGGCGCAGCCGCGGCGCATCGTAGCCGAGGAGGCGATGCTCACCCCCTGCGACCCGGCCCGTCCGGCGATGCGGATCACGGCCCGGCGCGTCGAGCTCGTCCCCGGCGAAGATCTGGTGGCCAGCCAGGCCAGCCTGTGGCTGGGCAACCGCCGCCTCCTCACCCTGCCGGTCTACCGGTCGTCGCTGCGCGGCGGAGAAGAGACCGCCCGCAGTTTCCCCAGCGCCGGCTACCAGACCCGCGACGGGTTCTGGGTGCAGTACCCCTTCGGCTACCGGGCGGGGAAGCTGTCCGGGGAGTTGACCCTGAAGTACGGCACGCTGGCCGGCGTCATCGCCCGCAACCGCCTGACCTACCGCCGGCCGACCTTCGCTCTGGAGCTCACCGCCGGACGCAACCAGGACATCGAGCGGCGCATCTACGACCAGGCCGAGCTCGCGCTGCATCTGGCCGAAAGACGACTGGGTCCGCTCCCGCTCTTCGCCTCCGCCGCCGTCCAGGGCGGGTGGTTCGAGGAGCAGGCCACCGGGGTGCGGACCTCCCGTACCAGGTACACTGTGGCCGCGCGCCTGCCGACTCTGGCCCTCGGCCCGCGGACGTCGCTCGCCGCTTCCGCGTCGTGGACGGACGGGTTCTACGGAACGGGAGACCGCTACGGCGTCCTCCGCGGAGGGCTTGGCCTCAGCCATGAGCTCAGCGGAGCAGAAGTCCTCTCCTTCACCTACAGCCTGGTCAGCCCGAGCGGGGTCACACCCTTCCTCTTCGACGCCGTCCCCGCCGACGAGCTCGTGCACCGCGGCACGGTGCTCTACACGCGGACCGGGCAGCGGGGGCCGGAGACGACCACCTTCCAGGCCGGCGCCGGATACGACTTCCTCGTCTCGTCGCCCTTCGTGCTCCTGGGCTACGGGCGGCGCCTGCCGGAACGCTCGCACTGGATGCTCACCGGCGAGTACAATCTGAGTACGACCGACGTCAAGCTCACCGCCGACGCCGGGATGGCGGTGGGCACCGGGACCTACGCCACGGTGCAGGTCGTCTACCACACGCTGACCGGCGCCTACGAGGACGTGGACTACCTCCTCAGCGCGCGCCTGTGCGACTGCTTCGAGGTGCGGGTGAAGTACCGCCAGGTCCGCCGGGAGCTGTGGCTGGAGATCGGGCTCGCCCCGCGCCCCTGACGAGACGACCCCCCTGTAGGCCGGCGGCGCGGGGGAGAAACGTTGTGGGCGGACGATGATCGAACCGACGATGTTCCGCGAGTACGACATCCGCGGGGTGGTGGGGAAGGACCTCACCCCGGGCGTGGCCGAGGCCGTCGCCCGCGGCTACGCCGCCTACCTCCGCCGACAGGGAGCCGCGGAGGAACCGATCCCGGTCGTGGTGGGCCGGGACAACCGGGAGAGCTCTCCGGCGTTGCGCGACGCGGTCGTGCGCGGGCTGCTGGCCTCGGGCTGCCGGGTCGTGGATGTGGGCACGGTGATCACCCCGGTCTTCTACTTCGCCCGCGTCCACCTGGGGATCGACGGCGGCATCATGATCACGGCCAGCCACAACCCGCCGGAGTTCAACGGCTTCAAGCTGGCCCACGGCTTCGGCACCCTCTACGGCGAGGAGATCCAGCAGATCCGCCTGCTCGCCGAACAGGAGCGCGGCCGTCCTCCGCGGGGCGGCGGGAGCGCCGAGACCGCCGATGTCGTGCCCGCCTACCGAGCGATGATGCGGGAGAAGATCCGGCTGGGGCCCCGGCGCCTGCGCGTGGCCCTGGACTGCGGCAACGGCACGGCCAGCCTGATCGCCCCCGACGTCCTGCGGGAATTGGGCTGCGAAGTGCTGCCCCTGTACTGCGACTCCGACCCCCGCTTCCCCCACCACCACCCCGACCCGGTGCAGGCCGAGAATTTGCAGGACCTGATCGCCCTGGTCCGCAGCCGGCGGGCCGATGTCGGGATCGGGCTGGACGGCGACGGCGATCGGATCGGCGTGGTGGACGACCAGGGCGGGATCATCTGGGGCGACCTGCTGATGATCCTGTTCTGGCGGGAGATCCTGCCGAAGCACCCCGGCACGGTGGGGATCGTGGAGGTGAAGTGTTCCCAGGCGCTGTACGAGGAGATCGAACGCCTGGGCGGCCGGCCGATCTTCTATCGCACCGGGCATTCCCTGATCAAGGCCAAGATGCGCGAGGTCGGCGCCGTCTTCACCGGGGAGATGTCGGGGCACATGTTCTTCGCCGACGAGTACTTCGGCTACGACGACGCCGTCTACGCCGCCGGCCGGCTGCTGCGCATCCTGTCGCACGCCGACCGCCCGCTGTCGCGCCTGATGGCCGACGTCCCGCGCTACAACAGCACGCCGGAGGTGCGGGTGGACTGTCCGGACGAGGCGAAGTTCGGCGTGGTGGAGACCCTGGTCCAGCGCTTCCGGCGGCACCACCAGGTCATCGACATCGACGGCGTGCGCGTGCTCTTCGGCCACGGCTGGGGGCTGGTGCGGGCCAGCAACACGCAGCCGGCGCTCGTCGTGCGCGCCGAGTCCCGCACCCCCGCCGGGCTGCGGGAGATCAAGCGCTCCATCGAGACCGAGCTGAGCACCTTCCCCCAGGTGGGGCCGATCCGGTGGTGACCGCACACCCCTCCGGTCATCATCGGCTCCTGGCCCTGGGGGAGAGGGAGTGAGCACACACCAGAACGTGCAGATCCACGGCCGCCTGATTGCGCGGAATGCACTGCTCAACGCGCTGGTCCAGGTCGCGACGATGCTCGCGGCGCTGGTATTCCTCCCGACAATCGTCCGGGGGCTCGGCCCGGACAGGTTCGGGCTGATCACCATTGTCTGGGTCCTGGTCAGCTATGCCAGCGTGCTGGACCTCGGGCTGACGCGGGCCCTGACGAAGTTTGCCGCCGACGCGCTGGGAACAGGGGAGACGAGGAGCGTCCGGGGACTGATCCGGACCGCCGTCGCCGGGCAGGTCGTCCTCGGTCTGATCGGTGCCGCGGCTCTGCTGGCGCTGACTCCGATCCTCGTCCGGGACATCCTGCGCGTTCCCGCACCGCTGGCCGGAGAGGCGGGGGCGACACTCCGAGTACTGGCGCTCGGAATTCCCGTGATCCTCGTCTCGGGATCCCTCAGGGGAGCCCTGGAAGCCACCCAGCGCTTTGATCTCGTCAATGCCGTCCGCTTCCCGGGGGGGCTCTCCCTGATCCTGATCCCCGCGGCGGGTGTGGCGCTGGGGCTCAATCTCCCGGCGATGGTCGCAGGGCTGCTGGCGGTCCGCCTGATCCTCATGCTGGTTATGGCCGTGATGCTGGCAGGACTCATCCCCGCCGTCCCGAGTCTGTCCGGCGGGCGCCGGGGGCTCAAGGATCTGCTGGCCTACGGCGGATGGGTGACGGTCTCAAGCGTTATCGACCCCATCTTGGGGTACCTTGACCGGTTCATCATCGCCCGGCTGCTCACGGTCGCCGCCGTCGGCTACTACGCCGCGCCCTTCGAGATCGTGGCACGCCTCTTGATCATTCCCGCCAGCCTCACCTCGACCTTGTTCCCCGCGTTCAGCACGATGATCCGGCGCGGCGAGGGCGATCGATTCCGGTCTGCGTTCACGGCGGCCGTCAGGTACCTCATGCTGGCCGTCGGCGTGGCGGCCGCCGTGCTCATCGCCTACGGCCGCGCGTTCCTCCACCTCTGGCTGGGTCCGGATTTCGCCCGGCAAAGCGGATGGGTCATCCAGATCCTTGCCCTGGGCACCTTCGTCAACTCCCTGGCCTACATCCCCTATGCCCTGATGCATGCCCTGGGGCGTCCGGACCTCACCGCGAAGTTCCACATGATCGAACTGCCGATCCACCTTCTCTTCCTGTGGACGCTGGTCGGGGCCTGGGGCATCACGGGCGCGGCGGTCGCCTGGGCGACACGGGTCGCGATCGACGCGCTGCTGTTGTTCATCGCCGCGTCCCGCCACGGCGCCATCTCTCCGCGCTGGGTGCTGGCGGGGGAGGCGTCGCGCGCCTGGCGTTTTCTCATGGTGCTGGCCGGTCTGCTCCTCGCGTCCAGCGCGCTGACGGCTCCGCTCTGGCTGCACGGGTTCATGGTCGCAGGCCTCCTGGCGCTGGCTGCGGTGTATGTCTGGCGCGTCCTCTTCGAGGATGCCGACCGTGCCCGGATCGTTGAGCTGATGCGCTCGGTGCGTGTACCCGCGGGGGCTGCCGGATGACGATCCCGATCGGTGCTGCGGGGAACGGGGGATCCAATCCGCTG
This window encodes:
- a CDS encoding PIN domain-containing protein, with the protein product MTSPAQAVVYWDSSAILSALFKDRHSARAAAAARTAGLHLLSSLAWAEVHAVIARIAREQVLAGVLVEAARETLEHGPWRRVTVAPDWRQVGALASRWPLRGADLWHLGAAKTLQRELPALRVLTFDARLAEAARAEGLA
- a CDS encoding type II toxin-antitoxin system prevent-host-death family antitoxin produces the protein MQAGSAGIREAKAHLSRLIREVRRGREWVITERGRPVARLIPVRAADLPLEERIRRLEEAGVLEPAPPGSSRPLPPPLPLPDGLAQRWLREDREA
- a CDS encoding phosphomannomutase/phosphoglucomutase encodes the protein MIEPTMFREYDIRGVVGKDLTPGVAEAVARGYAAYLRRQGAAEEPIPVVVGRDNRESSPALRDAVVRGLLASGCRVVDVGTVITPVFYFARVHLGIDGGIMITASHNPPEFNGFKLAHGFGTLYGEEIQQIRLLAEQERGRPPRGGGSAETADVVPAYRAMMREKIRLGPRRLRVALDCGNGTASLIAPDVLRELGCEVLPLYCDSDPRFPHHHPDPVQAENLQDLIALVRSRRADVGIGLDGDGDRIGVVDDQGGIIWGDLLMILFWREILPKHPGTVGIVEVKCSQALYEEIERLGGRPIFYRTGHSLIKAKMREVGAVFTGEMSGHMFFADEYFGYDDAVYAAGRLLRILSHADRPLSRLMADVPRYNSTPEVRVDCPDEAKFGVVETLVQRFRRHHQVIDIDGVRVLFGHGWGLVRASNTQPALVVRAESRTPAGLREIKRSIETELSTFPQVGPIRW
- a CDS encoding flippase; the protein is MSTHQNVQIHGRLIARNALLNALVQVATMLAALVFLPTIVRGLGPDRFGLITIVWVLVSYASVLDLGLTRALTKFAADALGTGETRSVRGLIRTAVAGQVVLGLIGAAALLALTPILVRDILRVPAPLAGEAGATLRVLALGIPVILVSGSLRGALEATQRFDLVNAVRFPGGLSLILIPAAGVALGLNLPAMVAGLLAVRLILMLVMAVMLAGLIPAVPSLSGGRRGLKDLLAYGGWVTVSSVIDPILGYLDRFIIARLLTVAAVGYYAAPFEIVARLLIIPASLTSTLFPAFSTMIRRGEGDRFRSAFTAAVRYLMLAVGVAAAVLIAYGRAFLHLWLGPDFARQSGWVIQILALGTFVNSLAYIPYALMHALGRPDLTAKFHMIELPIHLLFLWTLVGAWGITGAAVAWATRVAIDALLLFIAASRHGAISPRWVLAGEASRAWRFLMVLAGLLLASSALTAPLWLHGFMVAGLLALAAVYVWRVLFEDADRARIVELMRSVRVPAGAAG